In one Bosea sp. RAC05 genomic region, the following are encoded:
- a CDS encoding PAS domain-containing sensor histidine kinase, which yields MPLRNGHLTPVRPIIEPSKPNLSSAERSAFREIAKALGARIAGDDEPAAPRLPPAAPLRLKEAEAAAADGGSDATPASPAPEPAATARRLPNSHADLLDKLPIAVLVNRDDTALYANRTMLDLLDYADLDDLASGGGVSRLIKDAERTDGGGMTLIDRLGHLVRVDAVLSSLSWQGEPATLMAFRHPKGGGEVRVLTPEEAEEAELAAEFEAEDTESAARVEALRLDAGVRDARIAELVAMLDTATDGVVTVDERGRILSLNKTAEALFGYDQREVTGELFTLLFAAESHAPALDYLEGLRGGGVASVMNDGREVIGRVRQGGKIPLFMTMGQIAEGTERRFCAVLRDITAWKKTEGELVEARKAAEKASAQKSDVLAKISHEIRTPLNAIIGFAEVMAEERFGPIANERYKEYLRDIHQSGGYVISLVNDLLDLAKIEAGKLDLDFVSVNLNEIALSAVSLLQPEAQRGRVVLRSGLSPKLPPVVADQRSIRQIVINLLSNAVKFTDAGGQVIISTALGDQGEAILRVRDTGIGMDDKEIELALEPFRQVPTTRRAGGTGLGLPLTKALVEANRAAMSITSVKKEGTLVEITFPPQRVLAG from the coding sequence GTGCCGCTGCGCAACGGACATCTGACCCCGGTGCGGCCGATCATCGAGCCCTCGAAGCCCAATCTCAGCTCGGCCGAGCGCAGCGCCTTCCGCGAGATCGCCAAGGCGCTGGGCGCGCGCATCGCCGGCGACGACGAACCGGCCGCGCCCCGCCTGCCGCCGGCCGCGCCGCTGCGGCTGAAGGAGGCCGAGGCCGCGGCCGCCGACGGCGGGAGCGATGCGACACCGGCGAGCCCGGCGCCGGAGCCGGCCGCCACGGCCCGGCGCCTGCCGAACTCGCATGCGGACCTGCTCGACAAGCTGCCGATCGCGGTGCTGGTCAACCGCGACGACACCGCCCTCTACGCCAACCGCACCATGCTCGACCTGCTCGACTATGCCGATCTCGACGATCTGGCCTCGGGCGGCGGCGTCAGCCGGCTGATCAAGGATGCCGAGCGCACCGATGGCGGCGGCATGACGCTGATCGACCGGCTGGGCCATCTCGTCCGTGTCGATGCGGTGCTCTCCAGCCTTTCCTGGCAGGGCGAGCCGGCGACGCTGATGGCGTTCCGCCACCCCAAGGGCGGCGGCGAGGTCAGGGTGCTCACCCCCGAGGAGGCCGAGGAGGCGGAACTGGCGGCCGAGTTCGAGGCCGAGGATACCGAGAGCGCCGCCCGGGTCGAGGCGCTGCGGCTGGATGCGGGCGTCCGCGACGCGCGCATCGCCGAGCTGGTCGCGATGCTCGACACCGCCACCGACGGCGTCGTCACGGTGGATGAGCGCGGCCGCATCCTCTCGCTCAACAAGACCGCCGAGGCGCTGTTCGGCTACGACCAGCGCGAGGTCACCGGCGAGCTCTTCACGCTGCTCTTCGCGGCCGAGAGCCACGCGCCGGCGCTGGACTATCTCGAGGGGCTGAGGGGCGGCGGCGTCGCCTCGGTGATGAACGATGGCCGCGAGGTCATCGGCCGGGTCCGCCAGGGCGGCAAGATTCCGCTGTTCATGACCATGGGCCAGATCGCGGAAGGCACGGAGCGGCGCTTCTGCGCGGTGCTGCGCGACATCACCGCCTGGAAGAAGACGGAAGGCGAGCTGGTCGAGGCGCGCAAGGCGGCCGAGAAGGCCAGCGCCCAGAAATCCGACGTGCTCGCCAAGATCAGCCACGAGATCCGCACGCCGCTGAACGCGATCATCGGCTTCGCCGAGGTGATGGCCGAGGAGCGTTTCGGGCCGATCGCCAACGAGCGCTACAAGGAATATCTGCGCGATATCCACCAGTCGGGCGGCTATGTCATCAGCCTGGTCAACGACCTGCTCGACCTCGCCAAGATCGAGGCCGGCAAGCTCGATCTCGACTTCGTCAGCGTCAACCTCAACGAGATCGCGCTCTCGGCGGTCAGCCTGCTGCAGCCGGAGGCCCAGCGCGGCCGCGTCGTGCTGCGCTCGGGGCTCTCGCCGAAGCTGCCGCCGGTCGTCGCCGACCAGCGCTCGATCCGGCAGATCGTGATCAACCTGCTCTCCAACGCGGTGAAGTTCACCGATGCCGGCGGGCAGGTGATCATCTCCACCGCGCTGGGCGACCAAGGCGAGGCGATCCTGCGGGTGCGCGACACCGGTATCGGCATGGACGACAAGGAGATCGAGCTCGCCCTCGAGCCCTTCCGCCAGGTGCCGACGACGCGGCGTGCCGGCGGCACGGGCCTGGGCCTGCCGTTGACGAAAGCGCTGGTCGAGGCCAACCGCGCCGCGATGTCGATCACGTCCGTCAAGAAAGAGGGCACGCTGGTCGAAATCACCTTCCCGCCGCAGCGCGTGCTGGCGGGGTAG